TCTAATAATCCTTTCATTGCAGATTCAATTTCTTCGATTACTTTATAGATAATACGGTGTAATCTCATATCTACGTTTTCTTCTTCAGCGGCACGTTTAGCACCTGCATCTGGTCTTACATTAAATCCGATAATAATACCGTTTGATGCTGCTGCAAGTGTAACGTCTGATGCGTTAATAGCACCAACTGCTGTATGAATAATACGTACGTTAACACCTTCAACATCAATTTTCATTAATGACGCTGCTAAAGCTTCTACTGAACCTTGTACATCACCTTTAATGATAATGTTTAAGTCTTTCATTTCACCTTGTTTCATTTGTTCGAACAAGTTATCTAATGAAACACTCTTACTATCTTGACGTTGTTTTAAGATGTTATCTTGTTGACGTTTTTCACCGATTTGACGTGCTTGTTTTTCATTTTTAAATACTACAAAACGATCTCCGGCTTGAGGTACATCATGTAAACCTGTGATTTCAACAGGTGTAGATGGACCAGCTGATTTAATTCGTTTACCTAAATCACTTACCATAGCACGTACACGTCCATAAGTATTACCTACTACTAATGAATCTCCAACTTCTAAAGTACCATTTTGTACTAATAGAGAAGCGGCTGGTCCACGTGATTTATCTAACTCAGCTTCAATCACTGTACCAACTGCTGCGCGGTCAGGTTTAGCTTTTAATTCTTCGATTTCAGAAACAAGTCCGATCATTTCTAGTAAATCGTCAATACCATCACCTTGAATTGCTGATAGTTGTACGAAGATAGTGTCGCCACCCCAATCTTCAGGGTATAAACCATGTTCACCTAATTCTTGCATGACACGATCAGGGTTTGCAGTTGGTTTATCAACTTTGTTTACAGCAACAATAATTGGTACTTCTGCAGCTTTAGCGTGGTTTATTGCTTCAATTGTTTGAGGCATAACACCATCATCAGCAGCTACTACAAGTATTGTAATATCTGTTACTTGAGCGCCACGTGCTCTCATTGTTGTAAATGCAGCATGCCCTGGTGTATCTAGGAATGTGATTTTTTTATTGTTGTTTTCAATTTGGTATGCACCAATATGTTGTGTAATACCACCAGCTTCTCCAGCCGTTACACGCGTATTACGGATTGAGTCTAATAATGTTGTTTTACCATGGTCAACGTGTCCCATGATTGTAACAACTGCTGGTCTTTCAATTAAGCTTTCATCATTTTCGTCTTCTACATCAAAGTAATTTTCTAAGTCCATTGCATCAACATGAACTTCTAACTCTGATTCAATATCATAATCTGCACAAATCAATTCAACAGTTTCTGTATCTAATCCTTGGTTTATATTAGCTACTACACCAAGTAAGAATAATTTTTTAATAATTTCAGACGCATCTTTATTAATTTTATCAG
This portion of the Mammaliicoccus vitulinus genome encodes:
- the infB gene encoding translation initiation factor IF-2; the protein is MSKKRIYEYAKEINLKSKDIIDELKKNNIEVSNHMQALEENDIKILDKTFKKQETAKKEQTTTQANTNKPNNKPNNNQQKNNKNKKQNNKKQNNQQQQPKEVVQETPSLITYEEGITVGELADKINKDASEIIKKLFLLGVVANINQGLDTETVELICADYDIESELEVHVDAMDLENYFDVEDENDESLIERPAVVTIMGHVDHGKTTLLDSIRNTRVTAGEAGGITQHIGAYQIENNNKKITFLDTPGHAAFTTMRARGAQVTDITILVVAADDGVMPQTIEAINHAKAAEVPIIVAVNKVDKPTANPDRVMQELGEHGLYPEDWGGDTIFVQLSAIQGDGIDDLLEMIGLVSEIEELKAKPDRAAVGTVIEAELDKSRGPAASLLVQNGTLEVGDSLVVGNTYGRVRAMVSDLGKRIKSAGPSTPVEITGLHDVPQAGDRFVVFKNEKQARQIGEKRQQDNILKQRQDSKSVSLDNLFEQMKQGEMKDLNIIIKGDVQGSVEALAASLMKIDVEGVNVRIIHTAVGAINASDVTLAAASNGIIIGFNVRPDAGAKRAAEEENVDMRLHRIIYKVIEEIESAMKGLLDPEYEEKVIGQAEVRQTFKVSKVGTIAGSYVTEGKITRDSRVRIIRDGIVIFEGELDTLKRFKDDAKEVATGYECGITIEKFNDIKEGDIFEAFKMVEIERK